A stretch of DNA from Gimesia chilikensis:
TCCGTGACAGGGGCACATAAACAGCCGGGGATCATCGACCCATCTGACGGGACAACCCAGGTGCCGACAGTTAATCGAAAAGGCGATGAACTCGGTTTCACTGGCGCGGCGGATCCAGGCACCCTCTTTGGCTGTGATGCCTGCCCAGGGGACGGAAGAACTGTCTTCATACTGTACCAGCACAAAACCGCCGACTTTGAAGTCTTCCAGCTTGCCGACTTTCCGCCATTTCTGTTTGGGTTTACGAAACACCGGAGCGAGTACAAAGCCAATGCCGGGCAAAGCGATGATGACCCCGATGACTGCAGAGAGGGCAATCGACAGCCGGGCCAGAAAGGTTCTGCGCTGTTGTTGCTGACAGCAGGGTGTTTCGGTTGTGGGCTGATCGCTGTTCAAGGTGTTTTACTCCATGTAGTGCGGATCTCATGCATCCAGGCCCAGATGGCGCCGAACATCATCAGGCCTCCGATCAGGGACATACTCCAGTGAGTGAGAATTCCCCAGAAGGCAAACATGATTCCCATGGACAACGCGGCAGGGGCATAGGTCGGTCGCAGTTCCGGTTCTTCTGTTTCGGTCTCTGTTTCCGCGGTTGTAGTCTCGTTCATCGATGTGCCTCCCTCAAGGAGCCTGTTGTGTCAGGTGCCGCCATGGGTTCCATGTCTGCGTACCAGCGTCTGAGTGTGACCATGATGGCAGTGACATAGAGCGAGCAGGGGGGAACCCACATCAGCAGGCCACCCAGTTTCTGGTCGGTGGCAGGTGTCAGTCCCTGGTCGTAGAGCATGTTCAGAATTCCGATGCGATCGACGGGGTTGGCGAAGGCCGGACAGACCGAAATGACGGTAAACGTGATATAGATTCCCAGGAGCGTACATCCCAGGCAGGCTGAGAACAGGTACAGGACAGCCTGAGCCGAGGGGAGATGAAAGCGTTTAATGGGAGAGAAGATGGGCCACCAGAATGCCAGACCGGCCAGCAGAAAAGTGGCGTCGCGGACAATTCCCAGTGAGTAACTCTCGGTTGAAGCACTGCAGAACGAGGGGATGTGCCAGAACCACATCACCCCCAGACCACTGAGCCAGCCCAGAAAAGGTACCGCAAGCACATGACCGATGCGGTTGAGCAGCGGATTCTGAAACAGGGTTTCCATCGCAGAGGAGGGCGGGCTGAGCAGGAGCAGCAGTGGAACAATCAGCAGCAGGGCCAGATGCTGGATGACATGTGCGCTGAACAGGTAACCGTCAGAAAGCACGCCGATCGGAGAGACGTAGGCCAAGGCCAGCGTGAGCTGAGCCAGGGCAAAGCAGGCGATCTGTTTGCCTGACTGTCCGCGCAGACAGACGAGGTAAAGGCCGGTCAGGGCCAGCACCAGTAGCCAGATCGGCGAGTTCCATTTCCATAATTCGCTTGTCAGATCGAAGTATGAACTCATTGGAGAAGTCCCAGATAAATAATTCCAAAGACGGCAATCCAGACGACATCGACGAAATGCCAATAGACGCCGACGGCGGCAAACACGTTTGATTTCCGGGCCGTCAGGCTGCCTTTCAGGCCCAGGATCAGCATCACGATCAGGGCGATCACACCCGCGGTTACGTGGATTCCATGAAAGCCGGTGACGGTGAAAAATGTGGCTGAAAACAGGTCGGTATTGATGGTGATGTTATCCATCAGGAGCCCCGTG
This window harbors:
- a CDS encoding ubiquinol-cytochrome c reductase iron-sulfur subunit, with amino-acid sequence MNSDQPTTETPCCQQQQRRTFLARLSIALSAVIGVIIALPGIGFVLAPVFRKPKQKWRKVGKLEDFKVGGFVLVQYEDSSSVPWAGITAKEGAWIRRASETEFIAFSINCRHLGCPVRWVDDPRLFMCPCHGGVYYEDGTVAAGPPPEPLQRLNVRINNGQVEIESGPTPLTLTKIT
- a CDS encoding cytochrome c oxidase assembly protein, whose protein sequence is MSSYFDLTSELWKWNSPIWLLVLALTGLYLVCLRGQSGKQIACFALAQLTLALAYVSPIGVLSDGYLFSAHVIQHLALLLIVPLLLLLSPPSSAMETLFQNPLLNRIGHVLAVPFLGWLSGLGVMWFWHIPSFCSASTESYSLGIVRDATFLLAGLAFWWPIFSPIKRFHLPSAQAVLYLFSACLGCTLLGIYITFTVISVCPAFANPVDRIGILNMLYDQGLTPATDQKLGGLLMWVPPCSLYVTAIMVTLRRWYADMEPMAAPDTTGSLREAHR